GCAGGTTTTATTCACGTTGTCAGTATTGCACACAACGCTGTGAAAATGAAAATCCTATATTAAAGGAGATTTCAGGCGGTCATTATGTGGCATGTCATATGATTTAGTCTTTTTAAAGTCGGATTACCGTATAAAAGAGGAGAATAACTATGAGAAAAAAGCACTTACAACTAATTATTGCATCGGCAATGTTTATTATGCTGTTATTAAGCGGGTGCGGGTCGTCTCAGTCGTCGGCTACTCAACAAGGTAAAAATTCAGCGGCTTCAAAAGCAGCCTCTGAAACTAATCAGTCGAATACAATAACCGTCATGGTTTCAGGCAAGCTAAATCCAAAAGACGCCAGCCCAATAGAATCAAGCACGGAAATGTGCCTTTATGAAATGGTATATGAACCATTGGTAAAATACGGGCAAGGAGGCGCAATCAAGCCGGCCCTTGCTGAGCGCTGGAATGTAAGCGACGATGGAACACAATATACCTTCCATTTGCGCAAGGACGTTAAGTTCTCAGACGGGACGAATTTCAATGCCGATAGCGTTGTCAGCAGCGCAAAGCACTGGGATCCCTCCAGCTTTTCCTCTCCGCTCACAAATGTTGAGAAGTTGGACGATTACACGGTAAAACTCACTTTTCAAGATAACTGCTACCCCGTACTTATTGAACTTACTTATCCTCGACCTTATCGTATCGCTTCTGAAAACTCATTTGATTCTAAAGCCAATTTTGTAAGCATGATCGGTACGGGAGAATGGATGGTCGAAAGCTATACTCCCGAAGAGGAAGTTATTATGGTTCCCAACCCCTATTACTATAAGGAAAAACCTAATATTCAAAAAATCATCATCAAAAAGGTAACCGATAATGAATCAAGAATTATGGCGCTTCAAAGTGGCGAGGCTGATCTTTCTTTGGCCGATTTGCCTGCTGAGAGCAAGTCTATTATCAAATCGTCAAATAAGCTTACTACTCTAACGACTAAAAGTACAATGGGATTTTTCTTAATTTTAAATCAAGAAAACACGGTGTTTCAAGACCAAAACGTTCGCCTTGCAGTAAACTATGCGCTGGACAGGAACAGTATCGTCAAAAATATTTTTGGGGGCAATGCTGTTGTGGCAAAGGGGATCTTACCTGCGACAGTACCCTATGTTACCGGCCAAAACAGCGAAGGGTACTCTTACAGCATTGATAAGGCAAAGGAATTGTTGGCTAAATCAGGATATATCGACAGCGATGGAGATGGAATCGTAGAGAAGGATGGAACACCATTATCCCTGAAACTTGTTTTTCAATCTGAAGAATATGCCAGTTGGAAATCAATCTGCGAATATTTGCAATCGGCCGCCAAAGAATTGGGGATTGATATTCGATTGGAACAACGTGATATATCCGCCTACTATGATGCGATCTGGAAGAATCGTGATTTTGATATGATTATTTATCGCACCTATTCGGATTCATGGAACCCTCACGGCTTTTTACGCTCTATGTTTTATCAATCTGAAGGAGATACGTCCGTATGCTGGTATAATTCACAATTAAACCAGTATCTTGATGAAGTGATTAAAATTCAGGATGAAACTGCCCGACAGACAAAGTATAACCAGATATTTAAGCTTATCGACAACTATGCACCGGTTATTCCTCTCTGCTATCCGAATAAGGAATATGTATACAATACCCGCCTGAAGAATGTGGCAGCAGCACCGACAACTTATGAAGGAATAGAATGGCAATTGATTGCCATATCAAAGTAGGAGGGAAAGTTTTTGACACAGACATTATTTGAACAGCTCGAAACAGCTTGGTCAAAAGATGCGGGCGGTTATGATCATTCAATTCAGAGTCAACTGAAAAATAGAAAAGATGTAATACATTGGTCAAACGAACTGAGGACTGTACTTGGTAAAAAGCCATTGCATGTGTTAGATGTCGGATGTGGGCCAGGTTTTTTCACAATCATACTTGCCGGCTTGAATTATCAGGTGACATCTGTCGATGGAGCT
This genomic interval from Desulfoscipio sp. XC116 contains the following:
- a CDS encoding nickel ABC transporter substrate-binding protein, with the translated sequence MRKKHLQLIIASAMFIMLLLSGCGSSQSSATQQGKNSAASKAASETNQSNTITVMVSGKLNPKDASPIESSTEMCLYEMVYEPLVKYGQGGAIKPALAERWNVSDDGTQYTFHLRKDVKFSDGTNFNADSVVSSAKHWDPSSFSSPLTNVEKLDDYTVKLTFQDNCYPVLIELTYPRPYRIASENSFDSKANFVSMIGTGEWMVESYTPEEEVIMVPNPYYYKEKPNIQKIIIKKVTDNESRIMALQSGEADLSLADLPAESKSIIKSSNKLTTLTTKSTMGFFLILNQENTVFQDQNVRLAVNYALDRNSIVKNIFGGNAVVAKGILPATVPYVTGQNSEGYSYSIDKAKELLAKSGYIDSDGDGIVEKDGTPLSLKLVFQSEEYASWKSICEYLQSAAKELGIDIRLEQRDISAYYDAIWKNRDFDMIIYRTYSDSWNPHGFLRSMFYQSEGDTSVCWYNSQLNQYLDEVIKIQDETARQTKYNQIFKLIDNYAPVIPLCYPNKEYVYNTRLKNVAAAPTTYEGIEWQLIAISK